A region from the Hippoglossus hippoglossus isolate fHipHip1 chromosome 18, fHipHip1.pri, whole genome shotgun sequence genome encodes:
- the LOC117751831 gene encoding SH3 domain-containing protein 19-like isoform X3 — MAEARSEEEEENMRESREQVVRRQPHTSGGRPDRRKPEHRHSQGPLSSIRAAIKRTSTRSTSLSETSNTRERDRDRERDRRRPEITILSAEPLASTSWFPGASGGFPPPPPPAAQIWGPTIPPSIQPPPSYEEVIREKTQEQVLLPSSSSSSSSSSSLTRPISTTTIATQTDPGSAPDPQDPQVRRPVRPPRPSPLSHPPKSSHIDDITTTASQSTLTSLNSDCVGTNTEPETVTHASAHTQCCDVLTQLCSPLTSTTCAQTDQRDQAFAAVDSATPPSASSQVPLERPRPRPRSKLGVQPISRSEVEVQTLVKLREDGLATLTARAQADTPNQEVSQGKYLQELLDAFSSDDWGFPDPHSDSSGHSQSESEEEDMAALKARIQAFEQQQQVADGSCGDTNDRDFVVTKKPEPRPRPRLQPAKSAPPTVAPKPKNFSHTSKPSSKVFWEDGALTAEVSESVAQETRESLSEESNAETPTPPESAPCVLKPAAAPSPSKPLVAPKPQSPTETPPSSNVSSPASAPVPAPRPPPPKLTPSLSEAPNPKPPPRPPVAPRAGIGAAQQDKSNTAGQTIPTLPPRPSVEVSGGAQAEPQAEETQDDAKPTVKVGSVRPGVPTKPAALTSPRRASVPNLAPKPTGTSPTPPDPNPVSSKSATAPAPTPKPSGPPAATATPVPAKPPVTAPAPSLRKSPVIQHKAETTRAANPSDPPLPRRPSGEKLLPLRPPPIKSIPGRPPPPAVNSTSSANQIPPSSRASPTLSVSPAAQSSQTTPPPVTANQLPAQRPSKRGPPLPPRPKPGHPLYTSYTKQEVLIVLDDPLPSERLPDEGVGQTSVVPLINPSQCLLDLDTQPEPVPDQDGQSKPALEDVSLSESQSILPVQPPEQKDQPDPPPVSGPRCVALFDYEGEEGDELTFSQGDVIALLELKGQEWGRGQIHGRIGIFPLSFTEVVEPLPQTPSSLEETTKATAMDTTVIESNVHLSSTEAKTSQDSNSEVEVEEWAVALFDFPGQTEEDLSFHKGALIRVIKHIDAEWRRGRLEGREGLYPAAFTQPHQVQPIPDQQSAVKGAGKALFDFTAMGEDELTLKAGDDITQVESVDEQWILGVVGGRRGIFPKNYISFL; from the exons ATGGCCGAGGCTCGctccgaggaagaggaggaaaacatgagGGAGAGCCGGGAGCAAGTGGTCCGACGACAGCCCCACACCTCCGGAG GTCGTCCTGACAGACGTAAGCCCGAGCATCGTCACAG ccAGGGTCCTCTCTCGTCCATCAGAGCTGCCATCAAAAGAA CCTCCACCAGGTCGACCTCTCTCTCCGAGACGTCCAACACCAGAGAGCGAGACAGGGACCGAGAGCGAGACAGGAG GCGACCGGAGATCACCATCCTGTCTGCAGAGCCGCTGGCCTCCACCTCCTGGTTCCCAGGGGCCTCTGGGGGTTTcccaccaccccctcctcctgctgcacagaTCTGGGGACCCACAATCCCTCCGTCCATACAG CCACCTCCTTCGTACGAGGAGGTAATCAGGGAGAAGACACAGGAGCAGGttctccttccttcttcttcttcctcttcatcctcatcttcatccttaACACGTCCGATTTCCACAACAACCATCGCCACACAGACTGACCCAGGATCTGCTCCTGATCCACAAGACCCTCAGG TGAGAAGACCGGTGAGACCCCCACgaccctcccctctctcccatcCTCCCAAATCATCTCACATCgatgacatcaccaccaccgCCAGCCAATCAACACTCACTTCCCTAAACAGTGACTGTGTCGGAACAAACACGGAGCCCGAGACGGTCACGCACGCCtcggcacacacacagtgctgtgaCGTCCTCACGCAGCTTTGTTCACCTTTGACCTCGACCACTTGTGCCCAAACTGACCAGCGGGATCAGGCTTTTGCTGCAGTCGACTCCGCAactcctccctctgcttcttctcAAGTCCCGTTGGAGCGTCCTAGACCACGCCCTCGCTCTAAGCTCGGTGTCCAGCCAATCAGCAGGAGCGAGGTCGAAGTTCAGACTTTGGTGAAGCTACGTGAGGACGGTTTGGCCACGCTCACCGCCCGTGCTCAGGCTGACACCCCCAACCAAGAAGTTAGTCAGGGGAAGTACCTGCAGGAGCTGCTCGACGCCTTCAGCTCAGACGACTGGGGCTTTCCTGATCCCCACAGCGACAGCAGTGGTCACAGCCAGTcagagagcgaggaagaggacATGGCGGCGCTGAAAGCGAGGATCCAAGcgtttgagcagcagcagcaggtggctGATGGGAGCTGTGGCGACACTAACGACAGAGACTTTGTTGTGACAAAGAAACCTGAACCCCGGCCACGCCCTCGTCTCCAACCGGCAAAATCTGCCCCTCCCACTGTCGCTCCAAAACCCAAAAACTTTTCACACACTTCCAAACCATCCAGCAAAGTCTTCTGGGAAGATGGTGCTTTGACAGCAGAGGTGTCAGAGTCGGTTGCACAGGAAACACGTGAATCTCTGTCTGAGGAGTCAAACGCTGAAACTCCAACGCCTCCAGAGTCAGCACCTTGTGTCCTGAAACCTGCTGCAGCACCTT CACCTTCGAAACCTTTAGTCGCACCAAAACCACAGTCTCCTACAGAAACACCCCCGTCATCTAACGTCTCTTCTCCTGCCTCGGCCCCCGTCCCGGCCCCCAGGCCCCCTCCACCCAAACTCACACCCTCTCTCAGTGAAGCTCCAAACCCCAAACCTCCACCCAGACCTCCAGTTGCCCCCAGGGCCGGCATCGGAGCAGCACAACAGGACAAGAGCAACACAGCTGGGCAAACCATCCCGACTCTTCCCCCGAGACCCTCAGTGGAGGTCAGCGGTGGAGCACAGGCCGAGCCTCAGGCTGAAGAGACGCAGGACGATGCAAAACCAACTG TGAAAGTAGGAAGTGTTCGTCCAGGCGTCCCGACCAAACCGGCAGCACTGACCTCACCACGCAGGGCCAGCg TTCCAAATCTGGCTCCCAAACCTACTGGAACTTCACCAACGCCTCCGGATCCAAACCCGGTCTCATCCAAATCTGCAACTGCTCCGGCTCCAACCCCCAAACCATCAGGACCACCGGCCGCCACCGCCACTCCGGTTCCAGCCAAACCCCCCGTCACAGCTCCGGCTCCGTCCCTGAGGAAAAGCCCTGTGATCCAGCATAAAGCAGAAACTACCAGAGCTGCAAACCCCTCagaccctcctcttcctcgccg GCCCTCAGGGGAAAAGCTCCTCCCCCTCCGTCCTCCACCAATCAAATCCATTCCTGGACGTCCGCCACCTCCAGCCGTCAACTCGACCTCCTCAGCCAACCAGATCCCTCCGTCTTCCAGAGCCAGTCCCACTCTCTCCGTGTCACCAGCCGCCCAGAGTTCACAGACCACTCCCCCTCCTGtaacagccaatcagctgcCGGCTCAGAGGCCCTCAAAAAGAGGACCCCCTCTTCCCCCCCGGCCCAAACCTGGACATCCTCTCTATACCAGCTACACg AAACAGGAAGTCCTGATTGTCCTGGACGACCCGCTGCCCTCAGAGCGTCTCCCTGATGAAGGAGTTGGTCAAACCTCTGTTGTCCCGCTCATCAACCCATCGCAGTGTCTCCTGGACTTGGACACACAACCAGAGCCTGTCCCTGATCAGGACGGCCAATCAAAACCCGCTCTGGAGGACGTCAGCCTATCGGAGTCACAG TCCATCCTGCCCGTGCAGCCTCCTGAACAGAAAGATCAACCGGACCCTCCTCCTGTCAG CGGCCCTCGCTGCGTCGCCTTGTTCGACTACGAGGGCGAGGAGGGCGATGAGCTCACCTTCTCCCAGGGTGATGTCATCGCCCTGCTGGAGCTCAAAGGACaggagtgggggcggggccagaTCCACGGGCGAATAGGAATATTCCCCCTGAGCTTCACTGAGGTGGTGGAGCCGCTTCCACAGACGCCGTCATCACTGGAGGAAACGACCAAGGCCACAGCGATGGATACGACAGTGATAGAAAGTAACG TACATTTGTCTTCCACAGAAGCAAAGACCTCACAGGACTCGAACTCTGAG gtggaggtggaggagtgggCTGTGGCTCTGTTTGACTTCCCCGGTCAGACTGAAGAGGATCTGTCCTTCCACAAGGGGGCACTGATCCGAGTGATTAAGCACATAGAcgctgagtggaggagaggaagactggaggggagggaggggctTTACCCTGCTGCGTTCACACAGCCGCACCAGG TCCAGCCAATCCCAGACCAGCAGTCGGCGGTTAAAGGGGCGGGCAAGGCTTTGTTTGACTTCACAGCGATGGGCGAGGACGAGCTCACGCTAAAG GCCGGTGATGATATAACACAGGTGGAGTCTGTGGATGAGCAGTGGATTCTGGGAGTTGTAGGTGGGAGACGTGGGATATTTCCGAAAAACtacatttcttttctctga
- the LOC117751831 gene encoding SH3 domain-containing protein 19-like isoform X5 yields the protein MAEARSEEEEENMRESREQVVRRQPHTSGGRPDRRKPEHRHSQGPLSSIRAAIKRTSTRSTSLSETSNTRERDRDRERDRRRPEITILSAEPLASTSWFPGASGGFPPPPPPAAQIWGPTIPPSIQPPPSYEEVIREKTQEQVLLPSSSSSSSSSSSLTRPISTTTIATQTDPGSAPDPQDPQVRRPVRPPRPSPLSHPPKSSHIDDITTTASQSTLTSLNSDCVGTNTEPETVTHASAHTQCCDVLTQLCSPLTSTTCAQTDQRDQAFAAVDSATPPSASSQVPLERPRPRPRSKLGVQPISRSEVEVQTLVKLREDGLATLTARAQADTPNQEVSQGKYLQELLDAFSSDDWGFPDPHSDSSGHSQSESEEEDMAALKARIQAFEQQQQVADGSCGDTNDRDFVVTKKPEPRPRPRLQPAKSAPPTVAPKPKNFSHTSKPSSKVFWEDGALTAEVSESVAQETRESLSEESNAETPTPPESAPCVLKPAAAPSPSKPLVAPKPQSPTETPPSSNVSSPASAPVPAPRPPPPKLTPSLSEAPNPKPPPRPPVAPRAGIGAAQQDKSNTAGQTIPTLPPRPSVEVSGGAQAEPQAEETQDDAKPTVVAVKVGSVRPGVPTKPAALTSPRRASVPNLAPKPTGTSPTPPDPNPVSSKSATAPAPTPKPSGPPAATATPVPAKPPVTAPAPSLRKSPVIQHKAETTRAANPSDPPLPRRPSGEKLLPLRPPPIKSIPGRPPPPAVNSTSSANQIPPSSRASPTLSVSPAAQSSQTTPPPVTANQLPAQRPSKRGPPLPPRPKPGHPLYTSYTKQEVLIVLDDPLPSERLPDEGVGQTSVVPLINPSQCLLDLDTQPEPVPDQDGQSKPALEDVSLSESQSILPVQPPEQKDQPDPPPVSGPRCVALFDYEGEEGDELTFSQGDVIALLELKGQEWGRGQIHGRIGIFPLSFTEVVEPLPQTPSSLEETTKATAMDTTVIESNEAKTSQDSNSEVEEWAVALFDFPGQTEEDLSFHKGALIRVIKHIDAEWRRGRLEGREGLYPAAFTQPHQVQPIPDQQSAVKGAGKALFDFTAMGEDELTLKAGDDITQVESVDEQWILGVVGGRRGIFPKNYISFL from the exons ATGGCCGAGGCTCGctccgaggaagaggaggaaaacatgagGGAGAGCCGGGAGCAAGTGGTCCGACGACAGCCCCACACCTCCGGAG GTCGTCCTGACAGACGTAAGCCCGAGCATCGTCACAG ccAGGGTCCTCTCTCGTCCATCAGAGCTGCCATCAAAAGAA CCTCCACCAGGTCGACCTCTCTCTCCGAGACGTCCAACACCAGAGAGCGAGACAGGGACCGAGAGCGAGACAGGAG GCGACCGGAGATCACCATCCTGTCTGCAGAGCCGCTGGCCTCCACCTCCTGGTTCCCAGGGGCCTCTGGGGGTTTcccaccaccccctcctcctgctgcacagaTCTGGGGACCCACAATCCCTCCGTCCATACAG CCACCTCCTTCGTACGAGGAGGTAATCAGGGAGAAGACACAGGAGCAGGttctccttccttcttcttcttcctcttcatcctcatcttcatccttaACACGTCCGATTTCCACAACAACCATCGCCACACAGACTGACCCAGGATCTGCTCCTGATCCACAAGACCCTCAGG TGAGAAGACCGGTGAGACCCCCACgaccctcccctctctcccatcCTCCCAAATCATCTCACATCgatgacatcaccaccaccgCCAGCCAATCAACACTCACTTCCCTAAACAGTGACTGTGTCGGAACAAACACGGAGCCCGAGACGGTCACGCACGCCtcggcacacacacagtgctgtgaCGTCCTCACGCAGCTTTGTTCACCTTTGACCTCGACCACTTGTGCCCAAACTGACCAGCGGGATCAGGCTTTTGCTGCAGTCGACTCCGCAactcctccctctgcttcttctcAAGTCCCGTTGGAGCGTCCTAGACCACGCCCTCGCTCTAAGCTCGGTGTCCAGCCAATCAGCAGGAGCGAGGTCGAAGTTCAGACTTTGGTGAAGCTACGTGAGGACGGTTTGGCCACGCTCACCGCCCGTGCTCAGGCTGACACCCCCAACCAAGAAGTTAGTCAGGGGAAGTACCTGCAGGAGCTGCTCGACGCCTTCAGCTCAGACGACTGGGGCTTTCCTGATCCCCACAGCGACAGCAGTGGTCACAGCCAGTcagagagcgaggaagaggacATGGCGGCGCTGAAAGCGAGGATCCAAGcgtttgagcagcagcagcaggtggctGATGGGAGCTGTGGCGACACTAACGACAGAGACTTTGTTGTGACAAAGAAACCTGAACCCCGGCCACGCCCTCGTCTCCAACCGGCAAAATCTGCCCCTCCCACTGTCGCTCCAAAACCCAAAAACTTTTCACACACTTCCAAACCATCCAGCAAAGTCTTCTGGGAAGATGGTGCTTTGACAGCAGAGGTGTCAGAGTCGGTTGCACAGGAAACACGTGAATCTCTGTCTGAGGAGTCAAACGCTGAAACTCCAACGCCTCCAGAGTCAGCACCTTGTGTCCTGAAACCTGCTGCAGCACCTT CACCTTCGAAACCTTTAGTCGCACCAAAACCACAGTCTCCTACAGAAACACCCCCGTCATCTAACGTCTCTTCTCCTGCCTCGGCCCCCGTCCCGGCCCCCAGGCCCCCTCCACCCAAACTCACACCCTCTCTCAGTGAAGCTCCAAACCCCAAACCTCCACCCAGACCTCCAGTTGCCCCCAGGGCCGGCATCGGAGCAGCACAACAGGACAAGAGCAACACAGCTGGGCAAACCATCCCGACTCTTCCCCCGAGACCCTCAGTGGAGGTCAGCGGTGGAGCACAGGCCGAGCCTCAGGCTGAAGAGACGCAGGACGATGCAAAACCAACTG TTGTTGCAGTGAAAGTAGGAAGTGTTCGTCCAGGCGTCCCGACCAAACCGGCAGCACTGACCTCACCACGCAGGGCCAGCg TTCCAAATCTGGCTCCCAAACCTACTGGAACTTCACCAACGCCTCCGGATCCAAACCCGGTCTCATCCAAATCTGCAACTGCTCCGGCTCCAACCCCCAAACCATCAGGACCACCGGCCGCCACCGCCACTCCGGTTCCAGCCAAACCCCCCGTCACAGCTCCGGCTCCGTCCCTGAGGAAAAGCCCTGTGATCCAGCATAAAGCAGAAACTACCAGAGCTGCAAACCCCTCagaccctcctcttcctcgccg GCCCTCAGGGGAAAAGCTCCTCCCCCTCCGTCCTCCACCAATCAAATCCATTCCTGGACGTCCGCCACCTCCAGCCGTCAACTCGACCTCCTCAGCCAACCAGATCCCTCCGTCTTCCAGAGCCAGTCCCACTCTCTCCGTGTCACCAGCCGCCCAGAGTTCACAGACCACTCCCCCTCCTGtaacagccaatcagctgcCGGCTCAGAGGCCCTCAAAAAGAGGACCCCCTCTTCCCCCCCGGCCCAAACCTGGACATCCTCTCTATACCAGCTACACg AAACAGGAAGTCCTGATTGTCCTGGACGACCCGCTGCCCTCAGAGCGTCTCCCTGATGAAGGAGTTGGTCAAACCTCTGTTGTCCCGCTCATCAACCCATCGCAGTGTCTCCTGGACTTGGACACACAACCAGAGCCTGTCCCTGATCAGGACGGCCAATCAAAACCCGCTCTGGAGGACGTCAGCCTATCGGAGTCACAG TCCATCCTGCCCGTGCAGCCTCCTGAACAGAAAGATCAACCGGACCCTCCTCCTGTCAG CGGCCCTCGCTGCGTCGCCTTGTTCGACTACGAGGGCGAGGAGGGCGATGAGCTCACCTTCTCCCAGGGTGATGTCATCGCCCTGCTGGAGCTCAAAGGACaggagtgggggcggggccagaTCCACGGGCGAATAGGAATATTCCCCCTGAGCTTCACTGAGGTGGTGGAGCCGCTTCCACAGACGCCGTCATCACTGGAGGAAACGACCAAGGCCACAGCGATGGATACGACAGTGATAGAAAGTAACG AAGCAAAGACCTCACAGGACTCGAACTCTGAG gtggaggagtgggCTGTGGCTCTGTTTGACTTCCCCGGTCAGACTGAAGAGGATCTGTCCTTCCACAAGGGGGCACTGATCCGAGTGATTAAGCACATAGAcgctgagtggaggagaggaagactggaggggagggaggggctTTACCCTGCTGCGTTCACACAGCCGCACCAGG TCCAGCCAATCCCAGACCAGCAGTCGGCGGTTAAAGGGGCGGGCAAGGCTTTGTTTGACTTCACAGCGATGGGCGAGGACGAGCTCACGCTAAAG GCCGGTGATGATATAACACAGGTGGAGTCTGTGGATGAGCAGTGGATTCTGGGAGTTGTAGGTGGGAGACGTGGGATATTTCCGAAAAACtacatttcttttctctga
- the LOC117751831 gene encoding SH3 domain-containing protein 19-like isoform X4, with amino-acid sequence MAEARSEEEEENMRESREQVVRRQPHTSGGRPDRRKPEHRHSQGPLSSIRAAIKRTSTRSTSLSETSNTRERDRDRERDRRRPEITILSAEPLASTSWFPGASGGFPPPPPPAAQIWGPTIPPSIQPPPSYEEVIREKTQEQVLLPSSSSSSSSSSSLTRPISTTTIATQTDPGSAPDPQDPQVRRPVRPPRPSPLSHPPKSSHIDDITTTASQSTLTSLNSDCVGTNTEPETVTHASAHTQCCDVLTQLCSPLTSTTCAQTDQRDQAFAAVDSATPPSASSQVPLERPRPRPRSKLGVQPISRSEVEVQTLVKLREDGLATLTARAQADTPNQEVSQGKYLQELLDAFSSDDWGFPDPHSDSSGHSQSESEEEDMAALKARIQAFEQQQQVADGSCGDTNDRDFVVTKKPEPRPRPRLQPAKSAPPTVAPKPKNFSHTSKPSSKVFWEDGALTAEVSESVAQETRESLSEESNAETPTPPESAPCVLKPAAAPSPSKPLVAPKPQSPTETPPSSNVSSPASAPVPAPRPPPPKLTPSLSEAPNPKPPPRPPVAPRAGIGAAQQDKSNTAGQTIPTLPPRPSVEVSGGAQAEPQAEETQDDAKPTVVAVKVGSVRPGVPTKPAALTSPRRASVPNLAPKPTGTSPTPPDPNPVSSKSATAPAPTPKPSGPPAATATPVPAKPPVTAPAPSLRKSPVIQHKAETTRAANPSDPPLPRRPSGEKLLPLRPPPIKSIPGRPPPPAVNSTSSANQIPPSSRASPTLSVSPAAQSSQTTPPPVTANQLPAQRPSKRGPPLPPRPKPGHPLYTSYTKQEVLIVLDDPLPSERLPDEGVGQTSVVPLINPSQCLLDLDTQPEPVPDQDGQSKPALEDVSLSESQSILPVQPPEQKDQPDPPPVSGPRCVALFDYEGEEGDELTFSQGDVIALLELKGQEWGRGQIHGRIGIFPLSFTEVVEPLPQTPSSLEETTKATAMDTTVIESNEAKTSQDSNSEVEVEEWAVALFDFPGQTEEDLSFHKGALIRVIKHIDAEWRRGRLEGREGLYPAAFTQPHQVQPIPDQQSAVKGAGKALFDFTAMGEDELTLKAGDDITQVESVDEQWILGVVGGRRGIFPKNYISFL; translated from the exons ATGGCCGAGGCTCGctccgaggaagaggaggaaaacatgagGGAGAGCCGGGAGCAAGTGGTCCGACGACAGCCCCACACCTCCGGAG GTCGTCCTGACAGACGTAAGCCCGAGCATCGTCACAG ccAGGGTCCTCTCTCGTCCATCAGAGCTGCCATCAAAAGAA CCTCCACCAGGTCGACCTCTCTCTCCGAGACGTCCAACACCAGAGAGCGAGACAGGGACCGAGAGCGAGACAGGAG GCGACCGGAGATCACCATCCTGTCTGCAGAGCCGCTGGCCTCCACCTCCTGGTTCCCAGGGGCCTCTGGGGGTTTcccaccaccccctcctcctgctgcacagaTCTGGGGACCCACAATCCCTCCGTCCATACAG CCACCTCCTTCGTACGAGGAGGTAATCAGGGAGAAGACACAGGAGCAGGttctccttccttcttcttcttcctcttcatcctcatcttcatccttaACACGTCCGATTTCCACAACAACCATCGCCACACAGACTGACCCAGGATCTGCTCCTGATCCACAAGACCCTCAGG TGAGAAGACCGGTGAGACCCCCACgaccctcccctctctcccatcCTCCCAAATCATCTCACATCgatgacatcaccaccaccgCCAGCCAATCAACACTCACTTCCCTAAACAGTGACTGTGTCGGAACAAACACGGAGCCCGAGACGGTCACGCACGCCtcggcacacacacagtgctgtgaCGTCCTCACGCAGCTTTGTTCACCTTTGACCTCGACCACTTGTGCCCAAACTGACCAGCGGGATCAGGCTTTTGCTGCAGTCGACTCCGCAactcctccctctgcttcttctcAAGTCCCGTTGGAGCGTCCTAGACCACGCCCTCGCTCTAAGCTCGGTGTCCAGCCAATCAGCAGGAGCGAGGTCGAAGTTCAGACTTTGGTGAAGCTACGTGAGGACGGTTTGGCCACGCTCACCGCCCGTGCTCAGGCTGACACCCCCAACCAAGAAGTTAGTCAGGGGAAGTACCTGCAGGAGCTGCTCGACGCCTTCAGCTCAGACGACTGGGGCTTTCCTGATCCCCACAGCGACAGCAGTGGTCACAGCCAGTcagagagcgaggaagaggacATGGCGGCGCTGAAAGCGAGGATCCAAGcgtttgagcagcagcagcaggtggctGATGGGAGCTGTGGCGACACTAACGACAGAGACTTTGTTGTGACAAAGAAACCTGAACCCCGGCCACGCCCTCGTCTCCAACCGGCAAAATCTGCCCCTCCCACTGTCGCTCCAAAACCCAAAAACTTTTCACACACTTCCAAACCATCCAGCAAAGTCTTCTGGGAAGATGGTGCTTTGACAGCAGAGGTGTCAGAGTCGGTTGCACAGGAAACACGTGAATCTCTGTCTGAGGAGTCAAACGCTGAAACTCCAACGCCTCCAGAGTCAGCACCTTGTGTCCTGAAACCTGCTGCAGCACCTT CACCTTCGAAACCTTTAGTCGCACCAAAACCACAGTCTCCTACAGAAACACCCCCGTCATCTAACGTCTCTTCTCCTGCCTCGGCCCCCGTCCCGGCCCCCAGGCCCCCTCCACCCAAACTCACACCCTCTCTCAGTGAAGCTCCAAACCCCAAACCTCCACCCAGACCTCCAGTTGCCCCCAGGGCCGGCATCGGAGCAGCACAACAGGACAAGAGCAACACAGCTGGGCAAACCATCCCGACTCTTCCCCCGAGACCCTCAGTGGAGGTCAGCGGTGGAGCACAGGCCGAGCCTCAGGCTGAAGAGACGCAGGACGATGCAAAACCAACTG TTGTTGCAGTGAAAGTAGGAAGTGTTCGTCCAGGCGTCCCGACCAAACCGGCAGCACTGACCTCACCACGCAGGGCCAGCg TTCCAAATCTGGCTCCCAAACCTACTGGAACTTCACCAACGCCTCCGGATCCAAACCCGGTCTCATCCAAATCTGCAACTGCTCCGGCTCCAACCCCCAAACCATCAGGACCACCGGCCGCCACCGCCACTCCGGTTCCAGCCAAACCCCCCGTCACAGCTCCGGCTCCGTCCCTGAGGAAAAGCCCTGTGATCCAGCATAAAGCAGAAACTACCAGAGCTGCAAACCCCTCagaccctcctcttcctcgccg GCCCTCAGGGGAAAAGCTCCTCCCCCTCCGTCCTCCACCAATCAAATCCATTCCTGGACGTCCGCCACCTCCAGCCGTCAACTCGACCTCCTCAGCCAACCAGATCCCTCCGTCTTCCAGAGCCAGTCCCACTCTCTCCGTGTCACCAGCCGCCCAGAGTTCACAGACCACTCCCCCTCCTGtaacagccaatcagctgcCGGCTCAGAGGCCCTCAAAAAGAGGACCCCCTCTTCCCCCCCGGCCCAAACCTGGACATCCTCTCTATACCAGCTACACg AAACAGGAAGTCCTGATTGTCCTGGACGACCCGCTGCCCTCAGAGCGTCTCCCTGATGAAGGAGTTGGTCAAACCTCTGTTGTCCCGCTCATCAACCCATCGCAGTGTCTCCTGGACTTGGACACACAACCAGAGCCTGTCCCTGATCAGGACGGCCAATCAAAACCCGCTCTGGAGGACGTCAGCCTATCGGAGTCACAG TCCATCCTGCCCGTGCAGCCTCCTGAACAGAAAGATCAACCGGACCCTCCTCCTGTCAG CGGCCCTCGCTGCGTCGCCTTGTTCGACTACGAGGGCGAGGAGGGCGATGAGCTCACCTTCTCCCAGGGTGATGTCATCGCCCTGCTGGAGCTCAAAGGACaggagtgggggcggggccagaTCCACGGGCGAATAGGAATATTCCCCCTGAGCTTCACTGAGGTGGTGGAGCCGCTTCCACAGACGCCGTCATCACTGGAGGAAACGACCAAGGCCACAGCGATGGATACGACAGTGATAGAAAGTAACG AAGCAAAGACCTCACAGGACTCGAACTCTGAG gtggaggtggaggagtgggCTGTGGCTCTGTTTGACTTCCCCGGTCAGACTGAAGAGGATCTGTCCTTCCACAAGGGGGCACTGATCCGAGTGATTAAGCACATAGAcgctgagtggaggagaggaagactggaggggagggaggggctTTACCCTGCTGCGTTCACACAGCCGCACCAGG TCCAGCCAATCCCAGACCAGCAGTCGGCGGTTAAAGGGGCGGGCAAGGCTTTGTTTGACTTCACAGCGATGGGCGAGGACGAGCTCACGCTAAAG GCCGGTGATGATATAACACAGGTGGAGTCTGTGGATGAGCAGTGGATTCTGGGAGTTGTAGGTGGGAGACGTGGGATATTTCCGAAAAACtacatttcttttctctga